Below is a genomic region from Atribacteraceae bacterium.
GTAGAAGAGAAAAGTGGGGAGGGCTATCGCCAAATAGTCCTATAGCAAAAGGAGCGTGTCAGTGATGATGCAAGGCGGTTTCAACCCGGTCGCTTTCAGTATCGGACCTCTCACCATCCGCTGGTATGGGGTGGCCATGGCTTTGTCCATATTCCTGGCCATCTGGTATCTGCTGAGAAAAGGTAAATCACTCGGCATCAAAGAAGAGGCCCTTTTGACGATGAGTTTTTTGGCGGTCATCTGTGGGCTGATCGGTGCCCGGCTGGTTTTTGTCGCCGCCAATCACCCCGACTGGTTCTGGCGAAAACCGGTTCAGATCTTCAAAGTCTATGAGGGAGGATTGGCCTGGCACGGCGGACTGTTGGGTGGAGTGGCGGCAGCTTGGTGGTATCTTCGTTTTCGAGTTCGAATCTCCTTCAACCTGGTGGCGGATCTGGCTGTCCCGGGTTTAGGCCTGGGATATTCCCTGATCCGGGTGGCCAATATCATCAATCAGGAAATACTCGGCCGCCCTACGGATTTTTCCTTCGGACGCTGGCCGGCACAGTCTGTCGGTATCGGCATCGGAATCTTTCTCTTTATCCGCTATTTCTATCTTGACCGCTACCGTTTGCCGATCGGTTACCAGTTCTGGTCTTTTGTCTTTTACCACCAGATACTAAGGGGACTCCTGGAAGAAACCATCCGGGATATGCCTCTGGTCATAGCTGTGTATTTAAACCGCTCATGGGGTATGGGGTTTTTCACCGCCGCCCAGGTAGCTACGTTGCCGATCCTATTGTTCGTTTGGCGGATGTGGCCCCGTAAAGATCAAGAAGCATCACCGACGATTGCTCCGCCCACCGATCGGCGGGGAAAAACTACCGCTAAACGACGGAGGGAGCGTTCAGGCTGAAACACGGTTCTCATCAAGCGCTGTCTAACGAATGAAAAAACCAACGAAACAACACATTGCAGGTGGAAGTATGGCCAAAGTGATAAATAGGAACCATTCGCCGACTACAGAGCGATCCGCAGCCTGCTCGTTGTGGGTTGTCTCCTGTCTGCTCATCTCAGTCCTGGACTGATGATATCGTGTCACCTGAATGAAAGATGCCGTGAAAAGAGCCCGGGCTCTTTTCACGGCATCTTTCAGCTTTTACTCAATATCTCCAACCCAACACAACTTTGAAATTCTTCTCAACCTCTATGCATACGCGCAATTATGGCTTCAGCAGCACCTTGATGGCTTCGTCTCCCTTTTCCATCATTTCGAGTCCCTTCATATAGTCCTCCAATGGAAGTTCCTGGGTAATGATGTGATCGGCCTTTACTTTCCCTTCGTGGAGAAAACGGATAGCTGTCGGATAGGCGTAGGGGCTGAGGTGGGCACCTAAAATATCCAGTTCCTTCACGTCACCGATAATGCTCCAGTCCACTGTGACCGGTTCGTTATAAACACTGAACTCTACGAACCGGCCCAGCCGCCTGATCATCTGCAAACCCTGA
It encodes:
- a CDS encoding prolipoprotein diacylglyceryl transferase, giving the protein MMQGGFNPVAFSIGPLTIRWYGVAMALSIFLAIWYLLRKGKSLGIKEEALLTMSFLAVICGLIGARLVFVAANHPDWFWRKPVQIFKVYEGGLAWHGGLLGGVAAAWWYLRFRVRISFNLVADLAVPGLGLGYSLIRVANIINQEILGRPTDFSFGRWPAQSVGIGIGIFLFIRYFYLDRYRLPIGYQFWSFVFYHQILRGLLEETIRDMPLVIAVYLNRSWGMGFFTAAQVATLPILLFVWRMWPRKDQEASPTIAPPTDRRGKTTAKRRRERSG